GCTTAAGTGGATTCTACGCACATGCTGGCCGTCCCAGTGTAGCTTGAAGAGAGAAAGAGCTGCCTCATATACCAGTAGAGTGGCATTCGTAGGATCGCTCATTGTAGTCTGTCTTGAGAAGCCTGTTGGGTCATCAAAGCTGGCACCTTGGCAGCCGACAGATACAACTGCACCATGCACTTTCAGTTTGCGGCAACGTCTACATACAAGCTCAGACAGCTCAAGAATGATGGTCTTAATATCTTGTAGCTTATAGTAATCCCTTGGCAGCGTCATTTGGTGCCCGACACTCTTGGGTGCGACTTCATAGGTGCTTGGGCTCACGGGGCTGTCATCGATACCATTGGCTATCCGCCAATATAGCTCGGCATCGATATCACACTTTTTGTGGAATTTCTCTCGCATGCGCCATTTCAGCTCGCTTAGCGGCATCTGTGCCAAATGGCTAATTGTCGTGATGCCCATACTTTGGAAGTGGGCGGACATACGACGGCCTACCATGAACAGCTCGCTAATGGGGAGGGGCCAGAGTACATCCGAAAGTTCCTCCTTAGTGAGGGTGAATATACCATCATTGTTCTTCTTGGCCCACAGGTCACAGGCCATTTTGGCGGTAACCTTGGAATATCCAATGCCGATGCGCGCACGCACACCTGTGTTTCTACGAATTAGATCCTGAATGGCGGTAGCGATCTCCCTTGGACTGCCAAATAAGCTGAGGCTACCGCTGACATCTATAAATTGCTCATCGATTGAATAGGGTTCTACCTGATCACTAAATTTGCGTAGAATGTCTGTGATTTGAGAGGAGACATCGATATATTGCTGCATATGCGGTCTGACTACGATGACTTCGGGGCATTTTGCCAGCGCTTCCTTCAACGTTTCGGCGGTAGTAATGCCAAAAGATTTGGCTATAGGGCAGGCAGCCAGCACAATACCACTCCGTCTAGCCGGGTCTCCAGCGACGATAAGCGGCTGGTTGCTGTACTGCGGATTAGAGGCTTTCTCCACGGAGGCATAGAAGCTTTGGCAATCAGATAGCATAATGACACGCTCTTTAATCATAGGTTCACACGCTCCAGGTGAGGTAGAGATATGTTGGATTCTTTCTCCTTATTATAATACGAACATATGATCGTGTATATTCATATTTATTTCCATTTATTTCGTCTTGAGTGTGCACAGACCCGTAGCCACACCCCCAGAGACAATCGTGAGGATGGAGTGGAAGAAGGTTTCTTTGGAAATCAGGAGTCCTCCAGCGCCGATAATCATAAAGTCGGTCAAAAAAATGATGAGTCCAAGGTTCAGCGGGACATACCTTTTAATAAATTGAGCAAGCAGATCGGTTCCACCCGTACTTGCTTTAAACCGCAGCATAATCCCAAGACCCGTTCCCATCAAAAAACCGCCAATAATCGCGCTAGAAATGGAGCCGAACTCGAAATAATACAGAAAGTAGTATTGCATGGGACCGAGAAGCTCAATCAGAAATGAGGAGGTCAACAGACCGAGTACACTGTTGTAAAAGATATCGCGTTCCTTTAACCAAGCGAGTAGGAAGATAGGGAAGCTGCAGAGAATTACAGCTACGCCAATTTTAGCGTCAAACAAATAATTGATAATGAGGGCTATTCCTATTATTCCCCCATCCAGGATTTTATATGGTACGAGAAAAAAATTAGTTCCCGCAGCAACGAGTAAGCTTCCTAAAAGAATGATAAGGTATCTTAATGGCCGCATATTTAACATCTCCACATTAAAGGCATGTCTATAAATATGCTTGTCACTTCCAGAAAATTGCAGTGTAATAAAAAAACTATTAGTAGTCAGGATTAAAGAGTCTTATGTTACATAACGAGTGAGGGATTGGCGAGTACATATAAAATGCACACATTTCAATCCGTTAAGGTCAAAGCTGTTCCATATTACTTGTTGGGAGATCGTGGTAGTGGTAAAATGAAGGTGTGGATTCCTGAAGATAGAGCTTAAACCAAAGAATAAGGTATGTACTTTGGAAAAAGCGAGCGAATAGCATTCAGCTTAAAGGGACAGCTGTTACTTTACAGTCTGTCCCTTTTTTATTGTGAAAAAGGAGCTTTGACGCTCGTTGCCCTCTACGTCTTAATCCAGCCATTTCTATCCATTCGTACACCTTCATTCCATCCACGCCGTTCACCAAACCAGGGAAAGCCTGCAAAAGTACAGCTTCTTTATCAGATATCATCTTTATAAAGTCCAAAAACTGCAAATGTGCAGGTATTTCCATGCTTCAGGGTTGAATGTTACTTCTGGAGCAAGAATAACTGTAGATTTGCAGGAATTAGTGCTTTAGCGACCCTACTATCCTAGAAAAATGTACTTTTACAGCTTTTTTAGAATATCGAGTATTTGACCACGAGGTTTAGGATAGCTGGGATTTGCTCTTCATTGTATGCTATATTTGATCGGGAAATGTAGTTGTTATTTTACAGAAAATATTGGAGGCATCACAATGAGTAAACGTTATCGAATTACAAGAGCCATTCAGCAAGATGGAAGTTCAGCGCAAACCATATCTTTGGAAGAGTGTAAGCAATATTTCGCGTCCAAACCTGATTTCTCCTATACATCAGTTTTTACGGTGGCGGGTGCCACTAGCATGTCCATTGATGGAGATTTCTTTATGTGGAGCTATGGTGACACTAAGATCCCATTTAGGCATTATCAAGGCGATATTTACGTATCTGGCAATAATGAAGCTGTGATCCCGAGAATGCTTGAGGTTGCGAGTGATTTAAAAGCAGATATTGTGGAAGGGTAAAAAAATATGACCCCTCGAAGAAGTCAGGAGTCATCTACCGTCAATTTTAGATCCGATCAATCGTTCAAACGAACGGTTGATCGGATTTTTTATTAGCCCAGCTCTACAACCACTTGATGAACAGCGCCGTCTCCAACAGGAGCAATGATGTTACCTTCTACAGCTACGCCATCCAAGGTAAGACTAGCTACACTTTTGGATACATGGTTCGGGTTCTTGATCTGGATCACATAAGTATCTCCACGGAAGACACGTGTGATTTCAAAGCTGTCCCATTCAGTAGGAATACAAGGATCGATCTTCAGACCATTGAAATCCGCTTGGATACCAAGGATCGATTGAGTGATGGCTACATAGTTCCAAGCAGCAGTACCAGTCAACCAGGAGTTTTTAGCTTCCCCGTGACGAACGGCATCTTTACCTGCGATCATTTGGGAGTAAACATAAGGCTCTGTGCGGTGAATTTCGCTGATATCCTCCAGGTAAGCAGGAGCAATTTTAGCGTAAATTTCAAACGCTCTGTCGCCATGTCCAAGTACAGTTTCAGCGATCATGATCCAAGGGTTGTTGTGGCAGAAAATACCGGCATTTTCTTTGTAGCCCGGAGGGTACGTAGAAATTTCACCCAGGTTCAGATAGTACTTGGAGTATGGTGGCTGTTGCAACACGATACCGTAATCGGTATCCAAATGCTCTTGTACCGAAGACAGAGCTTTTTCAGCTTGCCCATTTTCCACACCGATACCGGCCATTACGCAGATACCTTGTGGCTCGATGAAGATTTTACCTTCTTCATTTTCTTTGGAACCGATCTTGTCGCCATAGTGGTCATAAGCGCGCAGGAACCAGTCGCCGTCGAAGCCGTGTGTAAGTGTGATTTCACGCATGTTGTCAATCTTAGCTTCCGCATCTACAGCTACTTCGTCAAGTCCGCGCATCCGGCAGATTTCAGCATAGTCAGGACCAACGAATACGAACAGACCTGCGATAAATACGGATTCAGCTACGCGACCTTCGATGTTGGCAGTCGTTTGGAAAGATTCACCTGGCTCAGTAGAGAAGCAGTTCAAGTTCAAGCAGTCATTCCAGTCTGCGCGACCGATCAGCGGCAAGCCGTGAGGTCCGAGATTATTAGCTACATGCTCGAAGGAGCGTTTCAAGTGCTCGAACAGAGTAGCCGTGTTATCCGGATTGCTGTCAAAAGGAACTTGCTCATCAAGAATCGAAGTATCGCCAGTTTCTTTAATGTAAGCAGCCGTTCCCAGGATCAACCAAAGCGGATCATCGTTAAAGCCGGTGCCGACTTCATTGTTACCTTTTTTGGTGAGTGGTTGGTACTGGTGATAGGCACTACCATCTTCAAATTGTGTAGCGGCGATATCGAGAATACGTTCTTTAGCACGTTCTGGGATTTGGTGAACAAATCCGAGCAAGTCTTGGTTGGAATCGCGGAAGCCCATACCACGGCCAATACCGGATTCAAAGTAGGAAGCAGAACGGGACATGTTGAAGGAAACCATACATTGATATGGATTCCAGATGTTAACCATGCGATCCAGTTTCTCGTCGCCGCTTTGGATTTGATATTTGGACAGCAGGTTATCCCAGTGAGCAGCAAGTGCCGCGAGTGTAGCATCGACTTGAGCGTCTGTAGCAAATTGCTCGATCATAGCTTCTGCTGGTTTTTTGTTGATTACGTTCAAGGATTCCCATTTATCTTCTTCAGGGTTCTCGATGTAGCCGAGTACAAAGATGAAGCTTTGCTCTTCGCCTGGTTCAAGCGTAATGTTCAGTGCATGTGATCCGATAGGGGACCAGCCGCTAGCTACGGAGTTAGTAGGTTCACCTGCAACTACAGCTTGCGGGCTTTCCAGACCGTTGTACATGCCTACGAAAGCTTCACGGTCAGTATCGAAACCAGCGATTTCTTTATTTACGGAGTAGAAAGCGTAGTGATTTCTGCGCTCACGGTATTCTGTTTTGTGATAGATAACGGAACCTTTCACTTCAACCTCACCAGTGCTGAGATTGCGTTGGAAGTTGGTCATATCATCTTGTGCATTCCAGAGACAGAACTCTGCAAAAGAGAACAGTTTCACGGATTTCTTCGCGGAGCCAGTGTTTTTCACTACAAGACGATGTACTTCAGCATTATGACCCATAGGTACAAAAGCAAGCTGGTTCACAGAAATTCCGTTCCGTTCACCAGTAATAGACGTGTAGCCAAGACCGTGACGGCATTCGTAGAAGTCGAGATCACGTTTTACTGGCATCCAGCCTGGGGTCCAGAAATCACCATCGTCATAAAGATAGTAGTAGCGGCCGCCAGTATCCAGTGGGATATTATTATAACGGTAACGGGTCAATCTTCTGAGACGAGCATCTCTATAGAAGGTATAACCACCAGCTGTATTAGAAATAAGTCCGAAAAATTGCTCATTACCAAGATAGTTAATCCAAGGGTAAGGTGTTTTAGGTGTGTTAATTACATACTCTTTACGAGTGTCGTCAAAGGTTCCGAATTTCATGTGAGAAAGTCTCCTTTCGATTGTGAACGCGCGTTTATAAGTTTCAGAAAAAAATTCCCTCGAGGGAAGGGATTTTTCTCAATGCTTTCAAGCAGGCCAACTAGAACAATAGTTTTGATACCGAATCATAGCAGCTTCACGGAAAAATATGTAGATTTCTTCAGCGAAGGACTGATCTTAAGCTATTTCTTCGGCGGTTGACAGGAATCTCTCTCCACTAAACGAGCTGGAAAGCTGATCGTGCTAAAGGTCGGCTGCTGTGAATCACACAGCTCGATTACTTTTTCCACTGCAGCCTTGGACATTTCATAGATCGGCAAGCGTACAGAGGTCAGCTTTGGCTGAATACGAGATGCTAACTGAATGTCATCAAATCCGGCAATGGAGATATCCTCAGGGACAATGATTCCGTGCTCGGAGAACGCTTCCATCGCTGATATAGCCATATCGTCGTTGGAGGAGAAGAAGGCAGTTGGCAAAGGTTCTCCAGAAGCAAGAAGCTTCGTAACCTCTTCGTAAGCAGTCTCCTTCAGAAAATCACCTTTCAGGATAAATTTCTCATTGATAGGCAGGCCATGCTTCTTCAGTGTATCCTCATAGGCAGTATAACGCTCTCGACCAGAGTACGTATTCATTTGCCCACAGATGATGCCGATTTCTTCATGACCCAGAGAGATCAAGTATTCAATCGCTTCTGTGGTGCCCTCGTAATCTTTGGAATTCACAATGGCCAGATGATTGCGGTCAAGATGCTCCGACATAATCTCAGAGATATCGTAATCAATTAATACGAGAGGAGAGTCGAGCCCTACCATTTCTCGTACGATATTAATATCCTTCTGAGTGCCGACAATGATACCGCCGTCAATCCGTTTTTGAAGAAAAGCTTGCTTTACCTTGATAAAATCGTCGGGAGAGTACACCGTATGAATCAGTACATAACATCCGCGGGCATTCGAGGTGTCGACTACGGCATCAACGAATGGCGCAAAGTAATTGTTCTGATAAATTCGGGTGGTATTCTCCTTTTCGTTCATACTGATGGCGAAGAGTCCGATCGTATCGGTCTTCTTACCGGCTAAAGCCCTTGCAAAGCTGTTCGGTTCGTACTGATGTTGCTCAATCACCCGCAGCACTTTGGCCCGGGTCTCTTCAGGGACGTTGGAATAGTTGTTGATCACGCGGGATACCGTGCTTCGGGAAACCCCGGCCAACTTAGCTATATCTTCGCTGCGCATGTTTCCCCTCTTTTCATAAACGCGCGTTTATGAGTTTATTGTAAGCGAAAGCATAGTATAAATCAATCGTAAATAAAAAGAAATTTGTGAAGAAGGGAAGAAACTAGTTAATAGTTTGTATAAGATTTTTGCGGAGAAAGTGCATTGAAAGCTATAAAAGTCATGCTACTATTGTGATAATGATTATTGAGAATGATAATCAATGAAAATATAGCATTGGAGTGAAGGGATAA
The window above is part of the Paenibacillus sp. FSL K6-0276 genome. Proteins encoded here:
- a CDS encoding LacI family DNA-binding transcriptional regulator; translation: MRSEDIAKLAGVSRSTVSRVINNYSNVPEETRAKVLRVIEQHQYEPNSFARALAGKKTDTIGLFAISMNEKENTTRIYQNNYFAPFVDAVVDTSNARGCYVLIHTVYSPDDFIKVKQAFLQKRIDGGIIVGTQKDINIVREMVGLDSPLVLIDYDISEIMSEHLDRNHLAIVNSKDYEGTTEAIEYLISLGHEEIGIICGQMNTYSGRERYTAYEDTLKKHGLPINEKFILKGDFLKETAYEEVTKLLASGEPLPTAFFSSNDDMAISAMEAFSEHGIIVPEDISIAGFDDIQLASRIQPKLTSVRLPIYEMSKAAVEKVIELCDSQQPTFSTISFPARLVERDSCQPPKK
- a CDS encoding YitT family protein, yielding MLNMRPLRYLIILLGSLLVAAGTNFFLVPYKILDGGIIGIALIINYLFDAKIGVAVILCSFPIFLLAWLKERDIFYNSVLGLLTSSFLIELLGPMQYYFLYYFEFGSISSAIIGGFLMGTGLGIMLRFKASTGGTDLLAQFIKRYVPLNLGLIIFLTDFMIIGAGGLLISKETFFHSILTIVSGGVATGLCTLKTK
- a CDS encoding DNA polymerase IV gives rise to the protein MIKERVIMLSDCQSFYASVEKASNPQYSNQPLIVAGDPARRSGIVLAACPIAKSFGITTAETLKEALAKCPEVIVVRPHMQQYIDVSSQITDILRKFSDQVEPYSIDEQFIDVSGSLSLFGSPREIATAIQDLIRRNTGVRARIGIGYSKVTAKMACDLWAKKNNDGIFTLTKEELSDVLWPLPISELFMVGRRMSAHFQSMGITTISHLAQMPLSELKWRMREKFHKKCDIDAELYWRIANGIDDSPVSPSTYEVAPKSVGHQMTLPRDYYKLQDIKTIILELSELVCRRCRKLKVHGAVVSVGCQGASFDDPTGFSRQTTMSDPTNATLLVYEAALSLFKLHWDGQHVRRIHLSLSNLSDESQYQLTLFESRPRYRELERATDALKNKYGETIIGRAASFTDAGQLKDRSGKIGGHYK
- a CDS encoding glycosyl transferase: MKFGTFDDTRKEYVINTPKTPYPWINYLGNEQFFGLISNTAGGYTFYRDARLRRLTRYRYNNIPLDTGGRYYYLYDDGDFWTPGWMPVKRDLDFYECRHGLGYTSITGERNGISVNQLAFVPMGHNAEVHRLVVKNTGSAKKSVKLFSFAEFCLWNAQDDMTNFQRNLSTGEVEVKGSVIYHKTEYRERRNHYAFYSVNKEIAGFDTDREAFVGMYNGLESPQAVVAGEPTNSVASGWSPIGSHALNITLEPGEEQSFIFVLGYIENPEEDKWESLNVINKKPAEAMIEQFATDAQVDATLAALAAHWDNLLSKYQIQSGDEKLDRMVNIWNPYQCMVSFNMSRSASYFESGIGRGMGFRDSNQDLLGFVHQIPERAKERILDIAATQFEDGSAYHQYQPLTKKGNNEVGTGFNDDPLWLILGTAAYIKETGDTSILDEQVPFDSNPDNTATLFEHLKRSFEHVANNLGPHGLPLIGRADWNDCLNLNCFSTEPGESFQTTANIEGRVAESVFIAGLFVFVGPDYAEICRMRGLDEVAVDAEAKIDNMREITLTHGFDGDWFLRAYDHYGDKIGSKENEEGKIFIEPQGICVMAGIGVENGQAEKALSSVQEHLDTDYGIVLQQPPYSKYYLNLGEISTYPPGYKENAGIFCHNNPWIMIAETVLGHGDRAFEIYAKIAPAYLEDISEIHRTEPYVYSQMIAGKDAVRHGEAKNSWLTGTAAWNYVAITQSILGIQADFNGLKIDPCIPTEWDSFEITRVFRGDTYVIQIKNPNHVSKSVASLTLDGVAVEGNIIAPVGDGAVHQVVVELG